A segment of the Phoenix dactylifera cultivar Barhee BC4 chromosome 15, palm_55x_up_171113_PBpolish2nd_filt_p, whole genome shotgun sequence genome:
GAAGTGGCCTATTGAACAAGTTTATCTTAAGCTCTTACTTCTAAAAAGAGGTATAGTTGGGTGTGTAAGGTAGGATGTCCTTCGTGACAGGGACTATTTATTGGTGGAAGATGTGTTTATTGGGGTAAATatatttcatgcttttcttgctGGGCATTAGGTAAGCATGCTATTCTGCTGCAAATGAATGAAATTCGTGGTAGAACATACAAATGATGAAGTTCTTTATTAACTGAACACAAAACACATTAGGATAAATTAATTATTCACAAAtcatcttcatgcatgaattttTAGTTTACTCAATACACGTATGCTTTGTTATTCCCCTACAAATTTCTTATTTCTTAACAAAGAACTAGTGCAGGCCTGATACCTCTTGCTGATCTCTATACTTGCATTTATGGACAATCGGTAAGAATGCCTAATTCTCACCAGCTGATTGAGATACATTCACATGTACTGCAGGAAATGGACGAAAAGTCTCCTAATGCCCAACGTATGTAATCATTGACACAAGAGACAATGCCATTACGATTAGTGCTATCGTGCGAGGGACATTACAGTGGTGCTTGAGCCCCAGAAGCTAGATGATTGGCCTGGTACAGCTGCCTGTAAATGAAGTCAAATGCAGCAGGTAAAAGGCTTACTTGTTAAAGAAGTCAAACATTTGCCAATTGTTAGGTGAAATGAGCATACTCATGCTTACCTAAAGTTGGATGATCAAATGAGGTATTAGCTCCTTTGCTTTCTTTGCATTCCATTTGTGATAAATGTATCTATGGACATATGCTCTTGCAGTAATGAATGCGAAAAAGACTGTGTTCTGTTTGCTCTGACATTTGTATTTTGTGAAGGATGAGTGCATGAATTGATGTTGCTAATTTTATTCCATTGCATTAGTTGCCTCGCTACCATCGTCTTGAGAAAAGTCATCCCAGTTACGTTTATATTATCGAATCAGCTTAAAGTTAAACTATTGATAATACTATTATATGTGTGAGTAGCGATATGCAACTCTGGCGCTcctccattattttttttacttggaTATTGATGATTATCTGGAGATGCAAATGTTCTTCCAGTCCTTTGCCAATTGTGAGTTTTGAAACTGGTTTCGGGTGGTGCTACCCAAATTTTGTTAGAAAAATGAGAGATGTACTTAAAATCATTTGATCACTTGCAAACTTTGATCTTGCTAATTGCAAATTCAGCATGTTTTGCTATTAATATTTGATATTAGCGGAACTGCAATTTCGAGCTTAGCATTTGACTGGATCTGGCTTGATTAATTTGAATCTTTCTCGATAAACCTTGATTACAATTTCTAGCTCTGGACTTATATATTTGCGTCTGGAATTCGAATTGGAGAAAGATTCCAGCTTTTTTTAAGGACTCCTCAGTGTTTGCTTTTGTCGAAAGTTAACCGCTGACCGGTTCCCACCAAAACAAGGCGGAATAAAGGCCATCAAGGGGAGCATCCTTTTGGAATTCTCGAATAGCTGTGGATACTTGTTATTCCTCGAGCTTATTCGGGTTAATTATGCCCAAAGCAAGCATGGCCCAAGTTTGTTTAGTTTCATCCTGGAGGGAAACATCGATGATCATGATTGTACTGGTCTTAGGCATGCACACCTTGATGGCTCCACAATCTCAAGTGGCTTCCTTCCAAGAATATTTGTGTCATAAGCTTAGACCCTTGGTCGAGATCGGCATGCACGACGACAAGTTTAGACTCCTTTTCGATCAGTGCTTTGTTGCTGATGTTCTATTggtcctccaacttgaatagcCATGAATTAGCCAACCTTGATGATGTTCTGCAATAATTTTATCTCCATATCTACTGTACATAACAAAAGCTTGTGGGCTATCCTAAGTGCTGGCCCCTTTCTGTGCCATCTGGTTAGGAACAGGGTCACTTGACGTCATCCTCACCTTCCTCTAGCTTATTATTGGTATTCAAGGTGCCAAACTCAACAGTGGCAGCTAACACTAGGATTGTACCCAGTCGGTCACGGGATTTAACCCAACACCTCACAAGCTGACGACAGCCATGCACCATCTGTGTCCGCGTTCCTGAAGGCATTCATCTCTTTCAAAAGGATTCATGGCAGGTCAAGCCCCGGTGAGAATCTTCGTTTTGCATCGAATTAAACCACATGTTCAACCGCTCATGCAGGCCTCCGTCAATTTTTCTGAGTTTCATTAGCTATAGCACTGCACGAGTTAATACGCATAACATCTAGTATCCATCAATCGTATTTGCTCTTCTAGCTTTCATCTCTTGGTGTCGGTGTCGGTCCAGCGGAGTTTGCGTGCAAAAGGAGGAAGCCAAAGAAGCATGGCTGGAGGATTCCATCCCACCAACCCGCATGCATCAAACGTGCAGGAATCTAGTATTTTTCGCTAACAAGCATTCacaaataacattttttttatttacagTCCGCGGGTGCCAACGTGTTGGATCGTCATTAGTTTACCTACAAGACTGGAAGTTATGAGGCTTCCTGAGCAATGGAGAACATAATACCAAGTGTGGAAGGAGGGAGAAGGTTAAAAGAAGGCTGATTGGTTCATATATTTATTGTGGTTGGAAAATCGTTTACTGGAGTTTAAAATTTATCATAGAAATCATCCCCATAAGTTACTTGTAGAGCCTTGTACTAAAAATAATTCTCAATTCAGAGATTTGGAAAGGAGAcgcctccttttgtttgataaaacaaaagggagaaaaaaaaggaaaaaaacaagtGCATGGAGCATGGCACTCCTGTCATATAATCTTGCCCTAACCTTAAACTAAATCCTAACACCATATAGGAGTGACCATGTTTCCCAACTTTTCATTCTcataataaaatcctatttagaaTTTCCTAAAAAATCTAAATCATgttgaaattttattttaaaaaagagaTTCCAATGTTGCTGGACAATTGGAAAGAAACTCTTCTAGAAGTTCGGATTTCTAGAATTTTGTGTATGATAAGGGTCTTACATCCTTCAAAGTTCAAGGTCAGAgtgattttttaattataataatttgCTGGACATAACAAGAAATAAGAATGTAATATAACAAATAAGCTCTAaacaatttttttgaaaaagaaaacatcTGTTTTAGTATTCATGCGCATTATGTTATAATTAGTAGCTAAAAAATTGCCATAAGATTTAGTATATTTCGGATGAGAAACCAATTCCAATGAAGAAAACCAACACACCAGCAAAGGGACTTCATCAAGCTGGATTTCCTGAGTTACCAAAGCAAAGAAGAAGCACCAGCTGAATTACTTCTCAGGTTGAGATTTCATAGTTCTGCCAGAATCGCTCCTCATGctcatttaaaaaattatttataattcTTACCAAAAGAATTACTTCATATGATAGGGCAAAAGGTGAGTAGAAACTATGAGTACAAGCGACTTGCTTCATTAGAAGTTCAAACCTCATCAGCGCCAAGAACTTTGGAATTGAGTGTCTTAGCTCAGACAACTTCATCTGGGGTGACCCAAGgccaagtcttttttttttttttttttttttttgtgagggATAAATCAGATAGATTAAACCAAATCTGAGTATAAGTACATACACGAGTATTAGCAAACAAAATACCTAACAATTGAATGAAAGATGTATCGTGATTCTTACAATCTTGATTTTATATGATTGGCTATATAAGACGCACGCCACGCCATCCAATCAGCTGCATCGTTGGCTTCTGCACATAAGATGTCTCTTCTTCCTTCATACATGCACCAACAGATCATGGTCTGCATATTATACCTCCACAGacatttttttcatttgaagTAACTTACCACACAAACAACTGGAGCAAAGTATGTCTAATGTATTAAAGAGTGCACACAATATTACACATTAATATCTAAATAAAGCAATGGTGAATAGATGATATGCAACCACACTTCTCTAGGCCATGCCTCCTTGTCCTGTACAGCGAGAGCGCTACAACTATGTCATTGCAAGTAAGACGGGAAGACAGCAACCAAAAAAATGCAGCAAATGAGAAGAAGATGCAATTCAAGAAAATATAGTTGAGGAAGAGTAGGAGCTCAGCCTTCTTTGCTGCATAATATGAACGTTCACTACCATCAATCATTGTGGTAATACAACTGCAAAGTatgaaaaatctttttttttttaatagaaaagataaaaagataTACAAAGTCATTGGCCCAAACTGTCAACATTAAAGCACATTACATTGGAGAACTAGAAAGCAGTCACATCATTCTCCAGCATCAGCTTTGCAGTATTAACGAAGTCCAACAAGCTCAATGAAGCATCATGAGGATTTCTCAACATTAGAATTAGACAGGTCACCATAAATTACAGTTAGATATCTCCCAAATTTACTCTGTCCACATAGTGCGCAGCTACTTCCTCAGCAGGGATAGTGATATGATGTTCTATGGGCAAGAAGAAGTTAAAACCCAGAATTAACTCCGGGTGGCCAGAAAACAAATTTTTGATCCTTGTTGTCACAGTGCTGGTGTCTATCCTGCAACGATAGGATCACAAGGGAATTCAAATGAGTTAGAGAAAATTAGAAAAGATCAGATAATTTGGCAATAATAGGAAACTAAGATGTAGACCTGTGGCTTTTAAAATCTTTCATTGTCTCAAGGAATATGTCATATTTTCTGGGTTCATTTTGGAAGGCAACCTTGACAAGCTTCAAATAATTCAGCGCATCGGCTGTGGTTGCGTGGATGTTGATATTATTAGCAGCTGAACTATTGCTTGCTGAACATGCATTTTCCAACCTTCATCCTCAAACAATGAATCATTAAAAAGAATTAAGGAGAACATAATTCCACATATTTTACGAAAAATACTTGAACCAGGAAAAATTATTCTACGACTTTACATTGATTTCCTAATGTATCTATTTTAACTAACGAAGAATTGCTTAAACTCCCAACGTCCTATTAAAAGATTCATACCAAATAAAATCCTCATTAGCATTTTGTAGCAGCCACATTTTTATGTATCTTGGAATCCAGCCACATCAGGCTGACCTAGGTCTTTCACAGGAGGATGATTTCTTTCAATAAGATAAGATTAGTGACCTTTG
Coding sequences within it:
- the LOC103705838 gene encoding paired amphipathic helix protein Sin3-like 3; translation: MPSAKTLENACSASNSSAANNINIHATTADALNYLKLVKVAFQNEPRKYDIFLETMKDFKSHRIDTSTVTTRIKNLFSGHPELILGFNFFLPIEHHITIPAEEVAAHYVDRVNLGDI